In Pedobacter sp. SL55, the following proteins share a genomic window:
- a CDS encoding biotin/lipoyl-binding protein, whose product MKKRGKIDELDNTDEPIKEILGRVPSWIVQWGNTLILIFFVSIVIISFIIKYPEVTYTNAKIVSINAPKAVVSRVSGKLVQINFKEDTPVRKGDLIGFLESVANHEQVLALYNELKVMNNDFVNNNQKDLDTRLFEIAHNELGELQQSFQAFFQAYLTYKNYMPGALYEEKEEDAFSRFK is encoded by the coding sequence ATGAAAAAAAGAGGCAAAATAGATGAGCTTGACAATACAGATGAGCCGATAAAAGAAATACTTGGTAGAGTTCCTTCATGGATAGTGCAATGGGGAAACACTTTAATCCTAATTTTCTTTGTAAGTATAGTTATTATTTCCTTTATAATTAAGTATCCAGAAGTTACTTATACTAATGCAAAAATAGTATCTATTAATGCCCCAAAGGCTGTTGTTTCAAGGGTATCTGGAAAGCTTGTCCAGATAAATTTTAAAGAAGATACACCAGTTAGAAAAGGCGATTTAATTGGCTTTTTAGAAAGCGTTGCTAATCATGAACAAGTCCTTGCGTTATATAATGAACTTAAGGTCATGAATAATGATTTCGTCAACAACAACCAAAAAGATTTAGACACAAGGCTTTTTGAAATTGCTCATAATGAATTAGGGGAACTACAGCAATCTTTCCAAGCATTTTTCCAAGCTTATCTGACATATAAGAACTATATGCCAGGAGCGCTTTATGAAGAAAAAGAAGAAGATGCTTTTAGCCGATTTAAATAA
- a CDS encoding HlyD family efflux transporter periplasmic adaptor subunit, protein MELENNIFRQRLHFKEELSIFNSQVEDWIKKYVLIAPINGTVNYNNFLQVNQQVQTNQILCYINPQDSKFYAEMYIPQSNFGKVKLGQKVLFKFPSYPYQEYGIVEGHIDFISKIGTDSGYLSKVKFMNKLSITYNKDLHYKDGMIANAEIVTKDMKLIERFYYKIIKLVK, encoded by the coding sequence TTGGAACTTGAGAACAATATATTTAGACAAAGGCTTCATTTCAAGGAAGAGTTAAGTATATTTAATAGTCAAGTAGAAGATTGGATAAAAAAATATGTATTAATTGCACCAATAAATGGAACAGTCAATTATAATAACTTCTTGCAGGTAAATCAGCAAGTACAGACTAATCAAATATTATGCTACATAAATCCGCAGGATAGTAAATTTTATGCAGAGATGTATATCCCTCAGTCTAATTTTGGAAAAGTTAAGCTGGGTCAGAAAGTATTATTTAAATTCCCATCTTATCCTTACCAAGAATATGGTATCGTAGAAGGCCATATTGATTTTATTTCAAAAATAGGTACTGATAGCGGATATTTGTCAAAAGTTAAATTCATGAATAAACTATCAATCACATACAATAAAGATTTACATTATAAAGATGGCATGATTGCTAATGCTGAAATAGTTACAAAAGATATGAAGTTAATAGAAAGATTTTATTATAAAATAATTAAATTGGTAAAGTAG
- a CDS encoding SPOR domain-containing protein codes for MKIFLVLISVLLGAEAFAQKGEVIVAKDPLIDSLIAKRIELNKVKPTVTNPSSGVIVSSMGYRVQIYYGSDRREVFSQQAQFKSSYPKLNTYITYKEPNYYLRVGDYRTKLEAQQFLNQLRPDYPTLFIFREKINAPILEQ; via the coding sequence ATGAAAATATTTTTGGTCTTAATTTCTGTATTACTAGGCGCTGAAGCTTTTGCCCAAAAGGGCGAAGTAATTGTCGCGAAAGATCCCTTAATTGATAGTTTAATAGCAAAACGAATTGAGCTTAATAAAGTAAAGCCTACTGTTACCAATCCGAGTAGTGGTGTTATCGTTTCGTCTATGGGCTACCGAGTACAAATTTACTACGGTTCCGATAGGCGAGAAGTTTTTTCACAACAGGCACAGTTTAAATCAAGCTATCCTAAGCTCAATACCTATATCACTTATAAAGAACCAAATTATTATTTAAGAGTGGGCGACTATCGTACCAAGCTAGAGGCGCAGCAATTTCTTAACCAATTGCGGCCAGATTATCCAACCCTATTTATTTTTAGGGAGAAGATAAACGCACCAATTTTAGAACAGTAG